From the Candidatus Zixiibacteriota bacterium genome, the window TCACAATTTGTGACCAGCTAAGAGCTTGGGAGTTAATGCGATACGAACTTGAAGTCGCAAATTGCGACCGCAGGATGATAGGCGACGATATTAAGTGAATCGCAGAACTTGAAATGCCAAATTGGAACACCAAGACGAGTTGTTTCGGACCAGCGGATGTGGTTGATCGCAATTGCCACTTGCTGCCGCGTACCACGGGAGGGTTTCTCCTATGACGCCAGAGAAAGCTCTTGTGCGGTCGCAATCGATTGAAAGCCTAATACTGAGCATCCGCGACCAAAGAGTGATGCTTGACCGTGACCTGGCTAAGCTATACGGTGTATCCACTAAAGCTCTCAATCAGGCCGTCAAACGGAATTCTGATAGGTTCCCGCCAGATTTCATGTTCAGACTCGCGAAAGACGAAAAAGACTATGTGGTCACAAATTGTGACCACCTCCATAACCTCAAATATTCCAAGGTCTTACCTCACGCGTTCACTGAACATGGTGCAATCATGCTGGCGAGTGTGCTGAATTCGCAGCAGGCAATTGAGACAAGCGTCTTCGTGGTGAGAGCCTTCGTGCGCATGCGGGAAATACTGGGCCGTCAGAAGGAACTCGTAGGCAAGATTGAGCAGATTGAGCGCAAAGTAGGCCAGCACGACGAAGATATAAAGGCACTCGTTGCGGCTATCAAACAACTAATC encodes:
- a CDS encoding ORF6N domain-containing protein, producing the protein MTPEKALVRSQSIESLILSIRDQRVMLDRDLAKLYGVSTKALNQAVKRNSDRFPPDFMFRLAKDEKDYVVTNCDHLHNLKYSKVLPHAFTEHGAIMLASVLNSQQAIETSVFVVRAFVRMREILGRQKELVGKIEQIERKVGQHDEDIKALVAAIKQLIIPPEPKKKQIGFK